TTGTATTCATGGATTACATATCTGTCTGCAGGATGCAATGTTCAGAAGCTCAGATGTTGATCTTCTTATTAATTACATACGGTCTGTCAAGGATGTAGCAACTCGGAATCACGGGTTTTCCTTGATAGCTTCTTTGGGAAAGGCTTGCCCACAACTGTTGTCAGATAGTATTGTTGATTTATTTCTGGTTATTGGAGATGCTATAAAACAGGTTCGTGTAAATATCCTTTGGGGACATATCTTTGTGCAGTTTGTTGTTGAATGACCTTCACTATGGAGTTTCTCTGGAGTTATTTCTTGTCTTACTTTTATAAGGGACTTTGTTCTAAAGTGTCGCGAACCAATTTGTGCTCATAATCATTGCCTGTGTTTAttttattaatttatttttaaaaTGGATCCAGTATTTTAAGTGTCTTTCTCAAGCCAGTGTTTTTTTTTTATATTTCTTCATGAAATTAATGCTACCAAGGTTATTTTAGTCTTATGTTTTCTGAATTTTGCAGGATGACAGCCATTCTCAATGTGTTTTGGAGGATTTACTATCTGTCTTGGTTCCATGTTGGTTATCGAGGAACACAAGTATAGAAAAGCTTCTTCAGGTTCTATAGTTTTTCTTGAAATTCCATTCTGCTTTACATTTTATTGACCATAAAGTCATTGAATTAATAGACTGTACTGATGCTGTTACAGATATTCATTAAAGCTTTAGCAGATATTCCTGGACATAGGCGGTTGACGCTATTGGTTTACCTCTTGAGGTATTTTCTATCTTAAATTCTTTAACATCCTTGTATTTCCTATATGGTAAGCAGTCTAATTTGTTTATACTGTTTCAGGACCTTAGGAAATGAAAGCCATTTGAGTACTGTGATCATGCATCTGCTGCAATCATTGGTTAAGAGGATTTCACTCTCTCTTTCTGAACATCAGGGAAGGCGTTGGAGTGCTTTGTCACAGGAGTGGGAATATGGATTGGCAGTCAATGTTACTGACCAATATTCCTATAAATTATGGTTTCCTTGTTTCAGTATGCTACTAAAAGAAATCAGGGTGCATGGGAGGCAAGGACATCTAATGCTACATTTGGCAATGAAGCTCGTTCTGTCCAAGTTGCAAGATACAGAGTTGATTTTTGAGCTTGAATCTGATGAGGCTGCTAATTTTATCCAGGTTGCTCATTTGTCCAGACTGCTGCTCTTTTAATGCGTTTATCTATGCTATGTTCTATTTCACTCTAGGAGCTTAGTTTGTAAATATTTATTGTCGTATTCATTTCACTGTTATAGGGTTCTCTTGGAGCGCTTATGGAGGAAGTTGTCCTGTGTACTGTGTGTACTAAAGATAAAAAAAGAGAATTTTCTGGTGATATTATAAAAGAACTCAGAGAGTCTGCAAATATGATACTCAAAACGATTACAGGATGGATGAGTGCTTCAACATATTTCAGAGGAATTACCCAGTTGTTGGATTATTCGGACAACCTTGTGAAAAGAAAGGTACTTTTTTGTCAGATAGAACTTTTTTTTATTGGTTGTGTAGTACCTTTTAACTAATTGAGGTCCTTGAAATCAAAACCTTATATGCCCTGTGATTATTGATCTGAACTTCTCTACACAGACACTTGGGATATTGTCTGAAACTGCCAGAGGAAACAGCTTGGTTCAGAACAAGCAAAGGAAAGCACGAAAACTGAAGCATAGCTCTGTTATAACTGTTATCAAAGTGGACAAGAGTTCTGGTCCATATTTCAGCAACTTGTGCTTAAAGATTCTTGAATTGATTGACAGAGTGGTTGATTTGGACACTTCAGTGAAAATTGCTGCTATTTCTTCGCTTGAAACGCTAGCGAAAGAATATCCCTCTGATTATCCAGTTTATAGCAAGTGCCTCTCAACAATCGTCAATCACATTGGCTCTGCTGATGCAGCTGCGTCTTCTGGATTAATTCATACTGTTGGCTCTCTAATAAACGTGCTTGGATCAAAAGCATTATCAGAGCTCCCATTAGTTGTGAAAAATATAATGCTAATAGCTCATCAAATTTCATGTTGTCCTAGTGGAAGTTACGCCCATGGTTCTACTAGAACAGCCACCAGACTTTCTAACCAAGATACAGCTATACTGCTATCTTCACTGAGCACGATTGAAGTGATTGTGGAAAGGCTGGGTGAATTTGTTAATCCATATTTGAAGGAAATACTCGATCTGGTGGTATTGCATCCTGAATGTTGTGCTCATATGGATGCCAAATTAGATGCAAAAGCAGCAGATGTTCGGAAGCTACTGACAGAGAAAGTTCCAGTATGTTTTCATCTAAATTATTCAGTTTATTTCTGGGTCCTATGAGAAACCATGATTGCTCGGATTTTTCCGTAGATCTAATCATGTTATTCGCATTGCAGGTGCGGCTTATTCTTCCTCCTTTACTGGATCTATACTCCGTTGCTACTAATTGTGGGGAAACAAGCCTTTCGTTGGCATTTCAAATGCTTGCTAGTCTTGTTAGTACAATGGACCGGCTGGCTGTAGGAACTTACCATGTGAAAATATATGAACATTGTTTAGCAGCACTTGATATCCGTCGCCAACATCCTGACTCTTTGAAGAATATAAATATGGTTGAGCAAAGTATTATTCATGCCATAATTACTCTCACATTGAAGCTTACAGAGGGCACTTTTAGGCCCCTTTTTCTTCGTACTCTGGAATGGGCCGACTCTGAAGTTGATCAGTCATCATCAAAGAAAAGTATAGACCGTGCAATTGTTTTTTACAAATTGATCAACAAACTTGCTGAACAACACAGGTATATCCATTTATGTATCTGAAAGTTATGCTCAGAGCATACTCAGAGAAATGATAGCCAGTTCAATGATTCAACCTTTTTGTTTTTCCTGCCAATACCCATGCTATCACTATTTTAGGACAGCTCATTGTTCTTAGCAACCTGCAATAAAGCGTGTTATTCTCAACTACCTCCTGCCTTATGTTTTCTTTACCAATCAATTATTTAATTTGTCCATGCAGGTCCTTGTTTACACCTTATTTCAAGTACCTACTTGAGGGATCTGTACAATATCTGTTAGAAGATGATCCTTTGGTCGGTTCCAagcaaaaaaagaagaagaaggccAAACTTGATGTTCAAGTCGAACAGAAGGATAATTTATTTGGACTAAAACTGTGGAATTTAAGAGCTCTGATTTTGAAGTCCTTACACAAGTGTTTCCTTTATGATAATGAACAGAAGATCCTAGATTCCTCTAATTTCCAGGTTAGTTGGCTCATACTTAATAGTGCAAGTGCTTCCTTACCACTGCCGGCATGGTTTTGCAAAACACTGGGTAAAAGTTCAGGGCAACTGGCCTTTCATGTTCTGTTGTAATGTGAATTTCCTACGACTTGGATTAGAATAGGCAATGTCATTGTTCCTGTATGATATTCAGATTACTTGGCCAATATGCAAATATTGTTCAATTGAACCATATGTTCTGGCTTTGTTTTTTGCATGCAACTTTTCTGTGAATGCCGTTATATTTAATATATTTGGTGTGTGCAGGTTCTCCTCAAGCCAATAGTTTCCCAATTTGTTGTGGAACCACCAGAATCTATTGAATCACTTGTGGATGCTCCATCGGTTGAAGAAGTAGATGAAGCTCTTGTTTTGTGCTTGGGGCAAATGGCTGTCACTGCACGCTCGGATGTTCTTTGGAAGCCTCTTAACCATGAGGTGCGAACCTAACAacacacccagtatttcataaACTAGAGATGCACTAAACATGGTGTAAAAAAAGCTCATCCAAAACCCTGAGGCCTGGTACACACCCTCTATCATTGTATGTTGTTCCTGTGCCTTACAGATTTGTCATAAAACTGCAGGTGCTGATGCAGACCAGGAGTGATAAAGTTCGCCCCAAATTGTTGGGCCTGAAGGTTGTCAGGTACATGGTCCAGCACCTGAAGGAGGAATACGTCGGTCTCCTCCCAGAAACCATCCCATTCCTTGGCGAATTACTTGAGGATGTGGAGCTTCCTGTCAAGACACTGTCGCAGGAGATCTTAAAAGAGATGGAAACCCTCAGTGGCGAAAACCTCCGGCAGTACCTGTGAGGCTGGTTGGCAGAGGCTGCGCAGTGTCAAATCTAGCCCCTTGCGCTGAACTGTAGAACATCAGGCATGCTCATTTCCTGTAGACCACATCGAACATATGCATTCAATCTTTAGGCAAGATACCCTTAAAAAAGTGTATGTAAAAAATAATTTTGAATCTGTTTGGCCTTGAATGATGTTGACCTTTCGGGATTACGCTGTCCTATGTCAAATCACGCGTATAGCAAGTGATGAGCATCTCTACTTTAATCTGTCGTAATTTGTAAATTTGTATTGTTCCTAGGCTGTCAGATTGGTTGGTTGTGCCTGTGGTGACTTTTTGGGTGATACGAACCGCACCCTCTGCATTCGGGCACCATGTAAGCACGTGGAAGGAACAACAGCACATGGAGTAGTTAAAGCTTCTGAAACCCTTACTTTTTTTATTATTTCTTCGGTCTAAATCAGTGCCCCGTGATATTCTGTCATTCCGAGTGATTGTTTTTCTTTGCTCGGCATGATCGCTGGAATTGTTTGTATCATTACGTATGGCAGATTGGATTGGTTTCTGAGTTCTGACCGCCACAAGAAAACGTAAGGCCACATGGTTGTAGTAGGATCTCTTCGGCCCTGACAAAGGGTGGCAGGTCCCTTTCACACTTGAATTTGGAGCCCCGATTTGTCCACAAGCTACTGTGTGCAAAAAATTGAGATCTGGAAGTGAAAGCCTACCTTAAGTACCTTACCGTCCAGATGACCCACATTACTGAGCACGTACCGTCCTTTTGACTTGCTGTTAGGTCGAAAATGCAATAACAAACCGGTGGCGCAGATTCTCCAAAACCTTTTGCAATGGTGCAGCGAAAACGTTCTCGAAATTATATTAGTGATGAAAAAACTGTGCATTCTTGTGCATCTTCCCAACTAAAAAAATCGAATGCTTAAGCAACTTTTAAAGATAGGGTTAAATTTAACGTTGCATGTAGCCGCGCTAGTGATGTCGACATGCCTGGGACCGCAAAGCTATGAAGCTTCGAGGCCAACAGTAAAGAGACCTTGACAGGATGTCACCAGGCGCTGCCTCCAAAAGAGCCGACGTACTTCATTGCTCACTCATGTTTCTTGTGGAAAGATGAAGGATTGTTGATGACGAGGAACCAAAGGACCAACAAAACCGAGGCGTAGAGGCCTGGGCATCTTTTGACCAATCGTCCTCTTGCCTCTTCAGTTGGGTATAGTACGAGAGCATGCATCATTGCTGTCACTAACTTGCAATAGTAGTAGAGTACATAGCCTGTTCCTTGGTCATAGCCTGTTCCTTGGTCATGCCTTTGGACAAAAATCCATCACCAGTTCAGCAGCTATCAGCATATACTGTCTGATGCATGTAAACTGAAATCACGTCCTGTCACTTTCAGTTTCAGGCAAGGCATGCAATTAACAAAATCTTCAAGAAAGACAAATGCAGACATGCAGTTAAGGAAATATTATAGTAATTTTCCACGTGGAAAGCACCAACATTCTATGCTCTGATGAGTTCCTATGTAGTGGCGTGGAAAGTATACTCTGCTATACATGCTTGTTGCTCCTAGCTTAGGTTACCATCATTCTCCAAATGCCCCAATACAAACTCTGTTGTATGCAAGAAGTAGCAGACAATACAAGAGACAACCAAGCTATTCTGCAGCTATAACACCACACTTTCTAAATAGCATTGGAGCCACACCTCGCAAACCCACCTATTATCTTGCTATATCTTCAAGCCTTTTGAGTATTTTCTTTGTATCCGGTCTCAACGACGGTGAAGGGTTACAGCAAGCTGTTGCCAATTCGAAGTAGGCATTTAGATTCTCCTCCTTCCCAGAATTCTTGCTTTGTCTGATCAGTTCGGAACTGAAAGCTTCGGATATCTTCCTCTCGAGAACAAGATCCTTGAAAGATGCTGGCAAATGGATGTCGCGGGCATTAGGCAGTTTATCATTTACGATCTCCTTTTGAGCAAGCATCTCGAGCATAATCACTCCCAAGCTGTAGATATCGCTCTCCCTTGTGGCATCCCTCATCTTGATCAGCTCTGGAGCCTTGTACCCCTGTATTGCAGATGTCTCAAGCATCTCTTGTGCAGCAGCAGGATTGAGGAGGAGGTAGAGGCCAAAGTCTGATATCCTGGGCTGGAAATCGGCGTCAAGCATAATGTTATTTGTTTTGAGGTTGCCGTGAATGATTGGTTTCTGCGATGCTGTGTGAAGGTGGTCCAGTCCTTTGACAATGCCGATAGACAACTTGCAAATTATCTCCCATCTCTGTGAATCATTGATTCCCTCTGCAGGTCAGAAGAACAGATAAAGATGAGAACTTGCAAACGAGAAAAACAGTGAAAAGTGAAGAATTGACAGAGACTAGCTAGTTATTGATTGACACTAGTAATGGGTGAAATTCCTTTATAACCAAAAACTGTCCTCTTCAAGACCTTGATGTTACGAAATGCAAATGGCCCAAAGTTCATTGCGATAGAACTGAAAGTTGTTTTGTGCATGCAAGCAATAAGACCTATTATGCGAGTCTTTCTCTACGTGACTAATTGATGGCTCAACGATATACTATATATTTAACCAGAGAATGTGATCCAACAACTCCCTGAAAACGAGATGTGACAGATGCAGGAAAACACAAACAGTTCAGAAGTGCCAGCAC
The sequence above is drawn from the Panicum hallii strain FIL2 chromosome 7, PHallii_v3.1, whole genome shotgun sequence genome and encodes:
- the LOC112899031 gene encoding putative kinase-like protein TMKL1 — protein: MRKAVINAVLFPALAVVLALAVFYFVRRRRRRRGGRSVLPSHGGGGGARADRLQAPGGSGGYVAGGEEALVRFPGGEALTVAAILEAPGEVVAKSAHSTLYRAGLSAGEAVALLRFVRPACAAGAEEAAAAARVLGAARHPNLVPIRALYVGPRGEKLLVHPFYAAGSLRRFLQEGINDSQRWEIICKLSIGIVKGLDHLHTASQKPIIHGNLKTNNIMLDADFQPRISDFGLYLLLNPAAAQEMLETSAIQGYKAPELIKMRDATRESDIYSLGVIMLEMLAQKEIVNDKLPNARDIHLPASFKDLVLERKISEAFSSELIRQSKNSGKEENLNAYFELATACCNPSPSLRPDTKKILKRLEDIAR